CAAGACTTGTATCAATCTCTAAAAGGTAGGAAGTACCTGGTTGTCATGGATGATGTATGGAGTAATGAGGCCTGGGATTGTATCCAGATGTGTCTTCCAGATGACAATAATGGTAGTCGAGTAGTTGTGACCAGCCGGTTCATGGAATTAGCAACCTATGTGAGTCCAAAGAGTCTTCCACATTGTATGAGTCTTTTGGATACAAAGCAAAGCTGGGAACTGCTGGAAAAGCTTGTTTTTGGACTTGAAAGTTGCCCTCTTGAATTGGTGGACTTGGGAAAGCAAATAGCAAGAAAATGCCATGGATTACCCCTTGCAATTGTTGTTATAGCTGGCACTCTGTCTAGAACTGTGATGACATCTGACTGCTGGAAGGATGTTGCAGCTAGTGTAAGTTCAGTTGTATTCACCAATCCCGAACAATGTTTAGATATACTTGCTCTGAGTTACAACTACTTACCCCAACAACTTAAAGCTTGCTTTCTATACATGGGAGCCTTTCCTGAAGATTATGAGATTGAAGTTCGGAAGTTATTTCGTTTATGGATTGCTGAGGGCTTCTTGGAAGCAAGTTCTTCAAGTAATCTTGAAGATGTGGCAGAGGCCTACTTGGAAGATCTTATTGGTAGGAGTTTAGTTTTGGTTGGAAAAAGGAATGTAGTTGGCAAAATCAAAAGTTGTCGACTACATGACCTCTTGCGGGAATTATGCCTGAGGGAAGCTCAAAAAGAGAACATCATGACAGTAATAAAGCAAGAGGACCAAAGTTTCCCTGCAAAAGATAATCAGCGTCATCTCATTTTGCACTTGAACTCTGATGCTGATGTCCACTTAGCACCTCCATATCGAAGTCTTCAATCTTTTTTGTGCTTTACTTTGGGTTCAGGTTTTGTTCCagatatctttttctcttatttgaTATTCCAATCCCTCAGAGTATTGGACATGTTTTTCTTGCAGTTTGATTCTTTCCCTGCTCAAATAGTTAACTTAGAATATTTGACGTACCTTGCACTGAACGTTACCTATAAGCTTCCCACGGCACTAGCCAGACTCAAGAATCTCCAAACCTTAGTCATCAATGGTCCATGGCCAATAAGGGACGACGGGGATCTCCCCACTCTGATAGTGAGATATTGGAGTATGCCAAACTTGAGGCATCTCCATACAACTATGGTTGCTTTTCTAAGCTATATCACTGATGCTGCAAGCAATATTTACCGCAAGCCGTTGCCTTTGGGATACCTAAAAACATTATCAACAGTACAGTTTCTCTGTTGCAGGAGGGATGCGTTTGCCAATATGCCCTATCTTGCAGAACTAGGATTGTGTGAAACCAAAGAAGACTACTACAGGGATCGATCATGTGAGTGTCTGAAGGATCTGGCCTACTTGCATCAGCTTGAAGCACTCAACTGTTCCTTTTACAAAGAAATCAGAGAGGCAAGGACTATAAGTTGGGATGCTTTCCCATCTAATCTCAGGAAATTGACTTTAAGCGCGAGCAATCTGCCATGGGAGGATATGACTAATGTTGCCAAGTTACCCAACCTTGAGGTGCTCAAGCTGAAAAACTATGCCTTCCGAGGATCAACATGGAAACTAACTGATGAAGTATTTCGCTGTCTGAAGCAATTACTAATTGAAAAAACTGATATTGTGCAATGGGAAGCAGAAGATGATCACTTTCCCTGCCTTCAGTTCCTAATCCTGAGGTCCTGTGAGTTTCTTGCTGAGCTCCCCTATGTTCTTGGAGAAATCCCAACTTTGGA
This region of Coffea arabica cultivar ET-39 chromosome 3c, Coffea Arabica ET-39 HiFi, whole genome shotgun sequence genomic DNA includes:
- the LOC113735147 gene encoding putative late blight resistance protein homolog R1A-3 isoform X1; the encoded protein is MAQAAIVSLVHQLECLMKFPFLILEIKKMQVKAFSEKALELLNVLQGTPVLARSRVEQLRFESEPLGRSIGDFLVAVESDTVVSDIMEIVQRLLQTHGMSENMQKILDEVPSILMQIDFTDKESYRFRSNRDLQSTRENPRLCYFLDVVREMDGPSHDLRAAVVFFNDVGIQQMVLYKDLQFLLTAFEDSSVKWHGRNEVEKDVKYIVNRAADFVKEWMKDNSILSEMSCLIDTLIHKCTEKSLDRKINLEAAVKSGFDGERGIHQYFSHISGEIQSIRRKIRQIRGIKGITLGLKTLQLQSSLPLKGHSLSDSNLRNIVVGFDAVLKKIVDRLAEPLLGREVLAIVGMGGIGKTTLARQMFDHPDTDFQFHCRAWVRVSQVYQLRNLLLDLLRSVTKPSDNVHEKTNEDLAQDLYQSLKGRKYLVVMDDVWSNEAWDCIQMCLPDDNNGSRVVVTSRFMELATYVSPKSLPHCMSLLDTKQSWELLEKLVFGLESCPLELVDLGKQIARKCHGLPLAIVVIAGTLSRTVMTSDCWKDVAASVSSVVFTNPEQCLDILALSYNYLPQQLKACFLYMGAFPEDYEIEVRKLFRLWIAEGFLEASSSSNLEDVAEAYLEDLIGRSLVLVGKRNVVGKIKSCRLHDLLRELCLREAQKENIMTVIKQEDQSFPAKDNQRHLILHLNSDADVHLAPPYRSLQSFLCFTLGSGFVPDIFFSYLIFQSLRVLDMFFLQFDSFPAQIVNLEYLTYLALNVTYKLPTALARLKNLQTLVINGPWPIRDDGDLPTLIVRYWSMPNLRHLHTTMVAFLSYITDAASNIYRKPLPLGYLKTLSTVQFLCCRRDAFANMPYLAELGLCETKEDYYRDRSCECLKDLAYLHQLEALNCSFYKEIREARTISWDAFPSNLRKLTLSASNLPWEDMTNVAKLPNLEVLKLKNYAFRGSTWKLTDEVFRCLKQLLIEKTDIVQWEAEDDHFPCLQFLILRSCEFLAELPYVLGEIPTLERIELHYCNESAELSAQEFKDLIEDLAVMIRN